Part of the Flavobacterium alkalisoli genome is shown below.
TAAACAGGTATTACAGGATAAACAAACAAAATAATAATATAGAAAGCGTAAATATTTACTCTATAGGGTTTACAACTAATCTGGGGCTAAAGCTTATATTGTAATATGACTCTTTGGTATTTCAAAAGAATAGGATGGATTTTGTAAATAAACTATATAGCGAAATCGAAAGGCAAAATTCTTGGGATAAAAATATTTCACTAAAAAGAAATGAATACCTTAAGATTGGAGGAACTGTTGAAACAAACCTTTTTTATATTGTTTCCGGAAGTCTTAAAATATCAATAATTGATAATAGTACTGAACATATTATTCGTTTTGGATACAAAAATAATTTCATAATGGCTTTGGATAGTTTCATTACTGAGAAGCCGTCAGACTTTTATATACAGGCTCTTAAAAAAACGGAATTAAAAGTTTTGTCGAAGCAGAATTATTTTACCTTAATAAATCAAAGTAATGATTTGATTAAGCTTTGGGATGCTATTTTGCAACAACTTATATTGCAGCAATTAGACAGGGAGAAAGATATACTTATTAATTCACCAAAAGAGAGGTATAAAAGAGTTTTTCAAAGGAGCCCTCAGTTATTTCAGGAAATCCCTAATAAATACATTGCTTCTTATTTAAGGATGTCACCAGAGACACTTTCCAGACTGAAAAAGTCTTGATTTTAATCAATGTTTTAGTTTTTTTTAAAATTGATATTTGTATTCAAATAAATTTTATGAAAACAGAAGATCTAATTAGGGAGCTGGTAGAACTGACATACAAAAACATAAATGAAATTCAGGCATTCAAAGAGTTGTCAATAGATGAATTAAGCCGTAAACAGAATAACAACAGCTGGAGCGTATTAGAATGTATTGAACATTTAAACAGATACGGAGATTTTTACATCCCTGAAATCAGAAGCCGAATTGAAAAATCAAAACATAAAAAGTCAGATAATTTCAAAACAGGTTTGCTGGGAGACTACTTTGCTAAGATTTTGTTACCAAAAGAAAAACTGAATAAAATGAAAACATTCAGTTCCATGAATCCAATAAATTCATCACTGGATAAGAGTGTTCTAGATAAATTCATATATCAACAGCAGCAGATTTTGAAACTTCTGGAAACTTCTGCCGATACAGATTTAACAAAGGTAAAAACTTCTATATCCATATCAAGATTTATAAAATTGAGATTAGGAGATACATTCAGGGTAGTTATATATCATAATTTAAGACATGTGATACAGGCGAAAAATGTTCTGAATACTTGATTTTAGGGAACAAAAATTTAGTTGGTTTTTTGGGGAGACACTGGTCGAGGAACATACCAACTCCAACAATTCGCCCTTTAAATTTAACGGTAAAGAGTTTGACGAGGAAACCGGAAACTATTACTACCCCGCAAGGTACTATGACCCAAAATGGAGTATCTTTACATCGGTTGATCCATTAGCAGAATCTCAACCAGGTAAATCGTCTTATCATTATTGTTCAAATAATCCTATATCCAGGATAGATTCTTCGGGAATGTTAGATGGCGACATATTTAATTTAAGAGGAGAGAAAATAGGTAGTGATGGTATTGATGATAAAAAGGTGTATTTAATGTATACCTTTTCGAGTAATTCTTATAGTAAAGATTTTTCTGAAATGTTAATTGATGGAACAGGGAGTCCGGAAGTATAATTAAAGAGGTCGATATAACTATCGATGAACTAAATGTAAGAGCATTTTAGCAACTTTGAGAAATGCTGAAAATCATGGTAATGGCTTGCTCGGTTATGATTCTCTATTTGGAGTAGGAACTTTCAAGGGTAAAGATTCTAATAAAGATGGGAAGATTTCGAATAAAGAGAAATTTGCGGATCATCCACAACAAGCACTGCTGCTGGTGCGTACCAATTTCTTGAATCTTCATGGGATAAAGTTGCAGCCAAACTTAGTTTGTCGGATTTTTCAGGAGGCAATCAAGATAAAGGAGTTTTACAACTTATCAGATGGCAAAATTCTGATAATCCAAGAGCTTCAGGTGTAATATCTGATATCAATTCTGGTAATATTATGAGTGCTTTTATTAAATTAAATGGTACTTGGACTTCTCTACCAGGAGGAAAAGAACAAGGTATTACAAGAACTCAAGCTATTCAAATATTTAATTCTAACCGAGCTAATGAACTAATGGGTAACTCGCCTTTGGCTAGCCCCGTAGGAAGTTTAAAATTGTAGATATGGAAAGCAAAATATTATTTTTAAGCATTATTTCATTATTTTTTATCAGTTGTGGCAGTAAAGGCCAAAAGGATAAAGAGGATAAAACGGTAACTGCCGATACTATACTACATATAACAAAGCTATTAAGAGAGAATAAGATTACATCTATTGATAGTATTGAAAATGAATCTGTTCTTGACGGATGGACTGATGAAGGTAGTTTCTGGTTACTAACTTTCAAACCGAATAAAGTTGTCTATGAATTTACCCCTTCATGCAGTTACTGGTTTCCCTCAAAAATTATTAACAATGAAATAGTCTTCTGCTGGTCTTTAAATGAAGATTGTAGCTATGAAAGAGGGCTAAGAAAGACCTTTAACAATATTGATAACCCTCAGATTGATGAGCCATTTGGAAGAGTAAGAATGGTTAATGATAGTATTATTGAAGTTGAGTATTATTTTAATGATTGGGTCAGGAAAATAAATAAACAGGAGGAGGAAAGTATTGATACTCTATTTCCTAGACGTTTTAAAAGAATACGTTTGTAATGCTAAAAAACCGCTTATTTAACGGGGGTTTCAAAGTAATGGAAAAATATGAATAAGTTTAAAAAAGAGCAAATAAGCAGTTTTTGTAAAATGTCTGCTTTATTAGCATTATTGATGTTATTAAGCTGTAAAGATTCCTTATTACAGTATCCTAATGTTAAAGTTCAAGCTCAGGAAAAAATAAATTTAAGTAAAGAACAATTTTTAAGCTGTACTGATGCAAGAGATACTGTTTTTAAAAATGGTGACTACGCCAAATTTATTTCGATAGATAGTGATAAGTACGGAGTAGCAATAAAAATGGGTGCAGATGTGGATACACTTAATTTATATATGAATTGCCAAACTCCTAACGGAATGATTCCTAAATTTTTATACAGGCAGGGTTGTATAATGTTATGTCGTGGTTCAGGATTTAGTTATAGGTCTTTAATAGCTTGCAGTATGGATGAGGATAGAAAAATCAAGGAAAATAATTTTGAAACAGAACGTGATGTTTCTGCTAACATTGATGGTTATGTTTTCAAGGATGACAATAATATTTTTTTCTATGATATTATGAAAGATAAGCTACTTTTTAAAAAGTTGCCTGAAGATTTTTCTGATTTAATGGTAAGTAAATCTCAGTTATATGAAGACAGTATTACTGTTTTTTTTAGAGAAGGAAAAGAAGAGACTTATCAGTTAAAACAATTTTCTCAACTTAGTTATAATAATGATTAAGTTTTAAAAAACAAGAAATCATTTTGCTAAAATTTCGCTTTTAAATTTTTAGAACAAAAATGTTGAACTCCTAGAGTTAACCAATTTTTAGTTCTTATGTTGCTGATAAATAAAGATTTACATAAAATAAAAAGGACAACTCTTTAATAGCTTAGAGTTGTCCCTTTTTTGTGGAATCGCCGGGAATCTAACCTAGGCTCGCAAACCTTGATATTTATTGATGTTTTTAATTTTCAAAAGTGAATTGCCACGATTTTGCACCTAATTGAGCAAAGAACGCTACTGATAATGTAAAATTATAAAAATATCTTTTACCTTTTATTAAAAGGAATCTTTTTAGGCTGCAAATATAGAATGTTAGTTTACTAAGTATCGTTTTCGCTAATTTTTGCAAAGATTAAAAAATGATAATAATTTGAGGTCAAACTGCTTTTGTGTTATTTAGTTTTTGAGCTAATTTACTTTTAAAATTATACAAGGCAGATACTAAAGGAACTTCCTTCAGAACTACTTTTGTATTGCAGATGTCCTCCATGAGCATCTATAATGTTTTTTGAAAGGGTTAGACCTATGCTTGCCCCGTCTTTTCGGGTGGTAAAAAAGGGAAGAAATATCTTGTCCTCGATTTCCTTATCAACACCCATTCCGGTGTCCGATATGGTAATAAAAGTGCGTTCCTGCCTTACCTCGGCTGTAAGGTTTATTACTTTGTTTTCGCTGTTCTCCAAGGCATACATACTTTTGGTAAGTAAATTGATGAATACCTGCTCGAGTTGGTTAGTTTTAGGCTTAGGTGGAAATGGCCCCGATTTATACAAAACAACTATTAAAACACCTGATTTTTCCGGTATAAACGGATCTGGCCAAAGTAGTTGGTGGAGCGGGTTTAAAGCTAATTATGGTTCAGGTTGGCAGAATACTGGCTTTACATCAACGGGACAAAAATACGGTGGTGATGGTAGCGGCAGTGTTGGCGACTGGATTTCCAGAATAGTTTACGAAACTGATCAGTGGAATCCGATAGCGTTGGCATGGGACGGAATTCAAGGTCATATTACGGGGGAAGACAGGTATGGAAATTCATTAAGCGGAACTTCAGCTAGCTGGAAGATTGCCTCAGCTATTCCGATAGGAAAATATACAAATGTTGCTAAAACAACTTT
Proteins encoded:
- a CDS encoding Crp/Fnr family transcriptional regulator, encoding MDFVNKLYSEIERQNSWDKNISLKRNEYLKIGGTVETNLFYIVSGSLKISIIDNSTEHIIRFGYKNNFIMALDSFITEKPSDFYIQALKKTELKVLSKQNYFTLINQSNDLIKLWDAILQQLILQQLDREKDILINSPKERYKRVFQRSPQLFQEIPNKYIASYLRMSPETLSRLKKS
- a CDS encoding DinB family protein, with protein sequence MKTEDLIRELVELTYKNINEIQAFKELSIDELSRKQNNNSWSVLECIEHLNRYGDFYIPEIRSRIEKSKHKKSDNFKTGLLGDYFAKILLPKEKLNKMKTFSSMNPINSSLDKSVLDKFIYQQQQILKLLETSADTDLTKVKTSISISRFIKLRLGDTFRVVIYHNLRHVIQAKNVLNT
- a CDS encoding RHS repeat-associated core domain-containing protein encodes the protein MVEEHTNSNNSPFKFNGKEFDEETGNYYYPARYYDPKWSIFTSVDPLAESQPGKSSYHYCSNNPISRIDSSGMLDGDIFNLRGEKIGSDGIDDKKVYLMYTFSSNSYSKDFSEMLIDGTGSPEV
- a CDS encoding ATP-binding protein — translated: MENSENKVINLTAEVRQERTFITISDTGMGVDKEIEDKIFLPFFTTRKDGASIGLTLSKNIIDAHGGHLQYKSSSEGSSFSICLV